From the Primulina tabacum isolate GXHZ01 chromosome 3, ASM2559414v2, whole genome shotgun sequence genome, one window contains:
- the LOC142539230 gene encoding protein FAF-like, chloroplastic: protein MPMRNKSFHYLSSSSPINELEEESPTKQGIGTILTLDCERTKNSSLRRTLSADMSSKKWLEQNGFFSRVKKIASSGELGNSVESSSVSSSEDEQGYEKYPGQDEVWASILSHKVRNGIQKPEQMDVWGSILVQKSEDCSGVPPPYVHPLVKRSSITLSEQSLDMCTECIGSETGSDGFCSEILSDVGQEEVKELNSVGDFHLPNSRKAMATPLPPPLSFISSDGASIYMRSHRKNGRLILEAVSVPPSRNCFQAHRGDGRLVLSFMDDHTLQEGSKDMEDNESWIDEVFDNTEAAFDQGMEEIADSGSCDGGEEEEEEEEERVAEEKFQVNNAGKVVQFVADQSSTSLPRLVSVQKSSLMMKNMMRLRNKTMNSEAEVPVEELQIPEPLPLRPRVPRSISYPQIPPSSFNTYEYFWRNKAAVCDGVVNSIIATTQSTPLKTNNNCKAKGTKSQDLVLMRGNKTEYFVPYSKGCKEFPRSLLVWEPCSIVTS, encoded by the coding sequence ATGCCGATGAGGAACAAGAGTTTTCATTACCTTTCTTCTTCTTCACCGATAAATGAACTCGAGGAGGAGTCACCAACAAAACAAGGCATAGGCACTATTCTTACCTTAGATTGTGAGAGAACTAAAAATTCCTCTTTGAGAAGAACTCTATCGGCCGACATGTCTTCCAAGAAGTGGCTTGAACAAAACGGCTTTTTCTCCCGTGTCAAGAAGATTGCATCCTCTGGGGAACTAGGTAATTCGGTAGAGTCTTCGTCCGTCTCATCATCGGAAGATGAACAAGGATACGAAAAATATCCGGGGCAAGATGAAGTTTGGGCGTCGATTTTGTCGCATAAAGTGCGAAACGGGATTCAAAAGCCAGAGCAGATGGATGTTTGGGGTTCAATTCTGGTTCAAAAGAGTGAGGATTGTTCTGGTGTTCCACCACCTTACGTCCATCCACTCGTGAAGAGATCAAGCATCACTTTGAGCGAACAAAGTCTTGATATGTGTACTGAATGTATTGGATCAGAAACTGGATCGGATGGATTTTGTTCAGAAATTCTGAGTGATGTAGGCCAAGAAGAGGTGAAAGAATTGAACTCTGTTGGAGATTTCCATCTCCCAAATTCTAGAAAAGCAATGGCCACTCCTTTACCGCCCCCACTATCtttcatttctagtgatggtgCTTCGATTTACATGCGATCCCACCGCAAGAACGGTAGGTTGATTCTTGAAGCTGTGTCTGTTCCTCCTTCAAGAAACTGTTTTCAAGCTCATAGAGGAGATGGACGCCTTGTTTTATCGTTTATGGATGATCACACCCTACAAGAAGGTAGCAAGGATATGGAGGATAATGAAAGTTGGATTGATGAAGTGTTTGATAATACGGAAGCAGCTTTTGATCAAGGAATGGAGGAGATTGCGGATAGTGGCAGTTGTGATGGTggtgaggaggaggaggaggaggaagaGGAACGGGTGGCAGAGGAGAAGTTTCAGGTTAACAACGCCGGGAAAGTAGTGCAGTTTGTGGCTGATCAGAGCTCCACATCATTGCCAAGATTGGTAAGTGTGCAGAAATCAAGCCTAATGATGAAAAACATGATGAGATTAAGGAACAAAACAATGAACTCGGAGGCTGAGGTGCCGGTGGAGGAGCTCCAAATTCCTGAGCCTCTCCCACTGCGGCCTCGGGTTCCTCGTTCAATCTCATATCCGCAAATCCCCCCTTCCTCATTCAACACTTACGAGTACTTCTGGCGGAACAAGGCCGCCGTTTGTGATGGTGTCGTCAACTCCATTATCGCCACCACACAGTCCACACCCCTCAAAACCAACAACAATTGCAAGGCAAAAGGCACAAAGAGTCAAGATTTGGTGCTAATGAGAGGAAACAAGACAGAGTATTTTGTTCCATATTCGAAGGGATGCAAGGAGTTTCCAAGATCTTTGCTAGTATGGGAGCCATGTAGCATTGTCACATCCTAA